The following coding sequences lie in one Myxococcus xanthus genomic window:
- a CDS encoding ornithine cyclodeaminase family protein encodes MPTLILSAKDLRSLYTVELGLTAVERAFRAHGLGESLMPPKVYLSLPSYDGDFRAMPAFLDGAAGVKWVNAHPRNPEKHGLPTVRALYILSDPDTASPLAILDGTLLTAWRTGAAGGVASRFLAKKQPRTLGLVGCGVQARVLIDSHRALFGDLELLLADASEAAAKALQAEKGGRIVSTQEACAADIVCTATPARVPVVKREWFQPGAHINAMGADAPGKQELDARLLTEGRVFIDDTEQALHSGEVNVPLHDGLLRPEQIAGTLGEVVSGKKPGRTSDTELTVFDSTGLALQDVALARALYDAALKRGLGQPFDIVGNG; translated from the coding sequence ATGCCCACCCTCATCCTCAGCGCGAAGGACCTCCGCAGCCTGTACACCGTCGAGCTCGGCCTCACCGCCGTCGAGCGGGCCTTCCGTGCCCACGGCCTCGGCGAGTCGCTGATGCCGCCCAAGGTGTACCTGTCCCTGCCTTCCTACGACGGCGACTTCCGCGCCATGCCCGCGTTCCTCGACGGCGCCGCTGGCGTGAAGTGGGTCAACGCCCATCCGCGCAACCCGGAGAAGCACGGCCTGCCCACCGTCCGCGCCCTCTACATCCTCAGCGACCCGGACACCGCCTCCCCGCTGGCCATCCTCGACGGCACCCTGCTCACCGCCTGGCGCACCGGCGCCGCCGGCGGCGTGGCCTCCAGGTTCCTCGCGAAGAAGCAGCCGCGCACCCTGGGCCTCGTCGGCTGCGGCGTGCAGGCCCGCGTGCTCATCGACTCGCACCGCGCCCTCTTCGGCGACCTGGAGCTGCTGCTCGCCGACGCCTCCGAAGCCGCCGCCAAGGCGCTCCAGGCAGAGAAGGGCGGCCGCATCGTCAGCACCCAGGAAGCCTGCGCCGCCGACATCGTCTGCACCGCCACCCCCGCCCGCGTTCCCGTGGTGAAGCGCGAGTGGTTCCAGCCCGGCGCCCACATCAACGCCATGGGCGCGGACGCCCCCGGCAAGCAGGAGCTGGATGCGCGCCTGCTCACCGAAGGCCGCGTCTTCATCGACGACACCGAGCAGGCCCTTCACTCCGGCGAGGTCAACGTGCCGCTGCATGACGGCCTCCTCCGCCCCGAGCAAATCGCCGGCACCCTGGGTGAAGTCGTCTCCGGCAAGAAGCCCGGCCGCACCAGCGACACCGAACTCACCGTTTTCGACTCCACCGGCCTCGCGCTCCAGGACGTCGCCCTCGCTCGCGCCCTCTACGATGCCGCTCTGAAGCGAGGGCTCGGACAGCCCTTCGACATCGTCGGAAACGGATGA
- a CDS encoding DUF4326 domain-containing protein, whose product MTVTRTTAVHVHDGCDVYVGRAFRAYAKPSPLNPVPGRFGNPFKPGGVRTPGAMLRTYFAPWLGTLPEAEQERIRQEALRRMGPDEDAFDAFRWYLALRTRHDADYRAAVLTLRGKRLGCWCKPGPCHADILAEWVDAPSA is encoded by the coding sequence ATGACCGTGACGCGCACCACGGCGGTCCATGTCCACGACGGCTGCGACGTGTACGTGGGCCGGGCCTTCCGCGCCTATGCGAAGCCGAGCCCGCTCAACCCGGTGCCCGGCCGCTTCGGCAACCCCTTCAAGCCCGGAGGCGTGCGCACTCCAGGCGCCATGCTGCGTACCTACTTCGCGCCGTGGCTGGGGACGCTTCCGGAGGCGGAGCAGGAGCGCATCCGCCAGGAAGCCCTGCGCCGAATGGGGCCGGACGAGGACGCCTTCGACGCGTTCCGCTGGTACCTCGCGCTGCGCACCCGGCATGACGCGGACTATCGCGCCGCCGTGCTGACGTTGCGTGGCAAACGTCTGGGCTGCTGGTGCAAGCCTGGTCCCTGCCACGCGGACATCCTGGCGGAGTGGGTGGACGCACCGTCGGCATAG
- a CDS encoding class I SAM-dependent methyltransferase has product MSLPALVVLRISIVFIELFTRLGDVLVLLRRPRLLPPYLSLWLHEVRVSPYRLKRSFETTRVLQASGQIFKELMYGEMPVHTGVWLFWKAGLGRGSRLVDLGAGRGRTLLAARWLGAEAQGVELMQHHVDLARKSVEKAGAQLIVGDATRADLQDATHVFTNWTAMTPRTRARLVERFRTCRPGTRILTVTRPVEAPGFTVISKHRLLFTWGPEHVWIQEVRDNVVGDATN; this is encoded by the coding sequence ATGTCCCTGCCGGCACTGGTCGTCCTGCGCATCAGCATCGTGTTCATCGAGCTGTTCACCCGGCTCGGTGACGTCCTGGTGCTGCTACGGCGGCCCCGGCTGCTCCCGCCCTACCTGAGCCTGTGGCTGCACGAGGTGCGCGTGTCGCCCTACCGCCTGAAGCGCTCCTTCGAAACGACACGCGTGCTCCAGGCGAGCGGGCAGATTTTCAAGGAGCTGATGTACGGCGAGATGCCGGTGCACACGGGGGTGTGGCTCTTCTGGAAGGCCGGGCTGGGCCGTGGCTCGCGGCTGGTGGACCTGGGCGCGGGACGGGGCCGCACGCTGCTGGCCGCGCGCTGGCTGGGCGCGGAGGCCCAGGGCGTGGAGTTGATGCAGCACCACGTCGACCTGGCCCGAAAGTCCGTGGAGAAGGCAGGCGCGCAGCTCATCGTGGGCGACGCGACCCGCGCGGACCTCCAAGATGCCACGCACGTCTTCACCAACTGGACGGCGATGACGCCGCGGACGCGGGCCCGGCTGGTGGAGCGCTTCCGCACCTGCCGCCCCGGCACGCGCATCCTCACCGTGACCCGGCCGGTGGAGGCGCCGGGCTTCACGGTCATCTCCAAGCACCGGCTCCTCTTCACCTGGGGACCGGAGCACGTCTGGATTCAAGAGGTCCGCGACAATGTCGTTGGAGATGCAACCAATTGA